The Centroberyx gerrardi isolate f3 chromosome 13, fCenGer3.hap1.cur.20231027, whole genome shotgun sequence genome contains the following window.
AATTAGCACAGCGCTCCTTAATGCGGAACCTATCCTGAGTGACTTTTCTGCTCAATCACAAGACAGTCATGAGCTCCGGTCACTAACCCTAGACCACTGTGGCGATGCAGTCATCTAAAATATCACCCCCATGTCTGCTGCTCACGAACATCTCAGTCAAAAGTGAGGAACCTCTCATTAAAGGTTGGCAGGTGATGCTGGGTGCGCCTGGGTCCTTTGCCTCAGTCTTATGATGTAGAGGCTGACTATTATAATGTTAAGTCTCTCATGACTATGTCCACTCAGTAAAAATGTGATCTTGTGCTGGGATACGGATCATATAATGTCTAATACAAAAGTAATTTCAATGAACAGTTTTTCCTGTTCTAAAATGTTTAAAGTATTcaaattattaaaatatattccGATATGTAAATCTGAGAAACAATAGTGGGACAATCAATGAAGATAAAACCCAATTATCTCAATCTTCTTCTGATAAAAAAAGACCCAAATGGACAAGAGGCTCGCTGCTTGACAGGCTCCAgcacctgttttttttcctccctctttttcttctttccatcccCTCGTACATGAGCAAGTCCGGGGGCTTCACTGGGATTTACAGATGTTCTGTGTTCAGAATCTGGGTAAAAGGTCGGCATGCCGGCTAGGATGGGAGCGGCCATTTTGGGAAATTGAATAAGCAGCTGTGTGGAGGTGTGGATCCAGTGGCGATCAGTCACAGACCGACTAACTGCTGGGCAGGTtggctgggaggagagagagagagagagagagaggagacagatcCCAGCAAACCTCCTCCACTATCCTTGAAGTTATACAGTTACACCTCCTATTCATTCAAACCAATTGTTTAGTCTCTCCCCAAGGAAAGACttaaatatttttattaaatattacagCTTGTTTTATTCCAGAAATCCTCTTTCCTGCCAAGATGAAATCACAAGGATTACAGAAATGTTTAATGACAATATCCTGTTGAATTCTTGAAGCACTGTGTAATTCTGTTTTCAAGCCACAATGGAAGCAAACATGACTCATCCCTTTATTTGACCTCAGTGCACTATAATTACAATCTCAAAGCAAAACCTGGGAGTTTCCTATACAGTAAGCGCGTCACATAAAGCGGCCTATTCTCGTTACTCATGACTACACCTCATGACGACTACTACCTGCTCCGTGTCACATAATTATCACGTCAAAACAAGGATCAATCAAAGTCTTGCAAATATACATCAGCTACAGGGAATGTCTATATGTCTGCGTAAGCTTCATCAAGTTTCCATTACTATACATCCAACTCCTCCTGACTGACACACGTCTGTTATTTAACTGAAACACTGCGACGGCTTGGatttcacttatttccaacaACATAAATGTCAGAGGAAACAACTAATGTTCCTTTACTGTTAAAATGAATTAGCTGTACATCTGTCGTGATGCAGACATCAGCAGATTTCTGTGACCTCTCATATCATTATCAAGCTCTGTAATGTCCCAGAAGAATGCAACAAAGCACATATGCTGTTTCCATGCAAAGTCATGTACCAGTGGGTATTCAGGTTCAATTTTTGTTTGAGTTAACATCTGTATAATCAGCATTACTGGGGGGAGGAATTCCAGCAGTTGTGTGGTTAGGACATCACGTTCCTGCTTGTACCGGCTACAAACAGATACTTCTCAACCCTTCAGGCTTTTCTTCATTTACGAAAAGTGCTTCAGCAATAAAAACATCTGaaggggtttcattccaaaacgccatacgtatatccattttggaaaaaaatgtggctACCTGAAACTCATCAGgcattatttgaaaaacataaatgattctgtcctcaaaaaatgaagtattttataagcaaatgtcttacGATGGCTTCTAACTTCAATAcaaacccataatgtgcttaacttCCGTCAATATGGGAAAGTGGGtgtcattttggaacgaaactcttcatCTGTTTCCATTCAGTGAGAATCCTGCAGTTACTAAGCAATTGAAACAATATGAATCATCAACACACTTGATAATAAATCCTGTCAGctcaaacaaataaaagcaaatttgACCTCAATGCTCTTATTTAGAGGAAAAGACCAGCTTCGACTGAATGAGAAAAGCCTATTTTTAGCCGGAGCACAAGCCGTCTTTGGCCGTCTTTGTGGAAACCCCTCTCTGCCAAGGCTCGGGCTGAAATAATGCATGTTTGTTACATTCCAGACACATAAGCGAGGGCTCTGTAATGCCGCTGCACTGAGTTTCCCCTCTCCGCACTGTAGGCAGTCTCCCAGTTACCTTTCACCTACTTAGCCTCCGCCGCAGACAGGAGAGGGTTAACCAGCTCCTTCTTGTTCCTTTGTGGTCTGGCCCTGGATCACGTATCGCCTGTGAGCTCCCCAGCAGAGGGTGTTAAGAATCTGGGCCTTGGGAATTGCCATGGGCCTATAACATGGGCATTCTCTGTGCTGTGAACTTTCCCCTAATTCTCACAGTCCTCCAGCCTCCCAGCAGCAGATCTTTGCTGAGGAGCAACTCGGGCCAAATCATACGCATGTTCCCCTCCTGACGTGCGCTGCGGTGCCAATGACTTCATTCAAGCACAGCattcctccttttatcccagCAGGATGATTAGGTTTATCTCTCTAGATCAGTCAAGTGACATGATATCCGTCTGCTGTGTTAAGTGGAGAACAATGTAACTATTCTACGTTAAGGTTATTAATTAAGAATAAGAGAAATTAGTGATTAAAATAATTAACTTCTCATGAAAGGAAGTCAGAGTAATTGTTTTTACggcttcatcatcatcattcaagTCACGTATATTATCTGTCCAAACTAGCATTTTGTGCTGAGTAAAAGTTGATTTGAGTTTCCTTTGGTTGTGCAGATCAATACATTTGTTATTTTGTAAGAAAAACTATAATTTAATGGACAGCTTCCTTGATAAGCACATATGAATCACAATAAAGTATTTTTCAAATCTTTCACTGTCTTTATCATACCTCTCTATATCAAACTATTCATGTATGAAACTGTCTCACATTCAagactttattgtcccaaaggGAAATCATCTTGCGGCAAGGCAttcaatacaatacataatcaAAATCAAACAGATAAAATGCAGAGACATACATGACATACAATAGCAAGATCAATAGATTGAATGAGGAGAGTGGAGGTTATCTTTCTGTTACAATGAAGCAAGTTTACAGCACATGGAATAAAAAGAGAACTTCAATCTCTTTGGTCAACGGCTGACCTGAAGGAAGTTCAAATTCTATAGTCTATAAATTCTATAATGATCTGAGCTTTGTCTAGGACCTGTCCTGTATCAGTGAGGGTGGTGAGCTTGAATCAGGCTTATGATAACATTATCAATATAACATTATCAACAGCCAATTTCAGGATGTCCCTGTCCTGATGAATGAATTCTCCAACTTATTCAGAGTGATTACAGTCAGTGACGAGAGTGTTCATTCAACAATACTTCACAACCTTTTATACAATAATGTGTAATAAAGGCTTTACATTTATCTCACATCTGGGCACATCAACTGTAAAAGTAGAGCCACTTGCTGGAGATaattttcagtctctctcttgtcttcaACTGTGCAGTGATGGAAGCCAACCTTTCAGTTACATCATGTCCCTCCTCCTACGCCTCTAACATAAAGAGTtaacagagaggtggaggagggacagaAACCTGAGAGTaactccactcctccctctcctcagctAGCCAATAGCGAGCAGCTTGCCGGTTAGAGTTGAGGGCTGTGAAACTATATAACAGTAGTGCTGTGCCCATTCAGCCAGGAGCTAGAGCTCTCAAAATCAACTCAAGGAGACAGGACAGGTTGCTGCACACTTGtgcaacaataaaacacaggatTTTAAGCAAGCCTTCAACTATCCAGCTAAACAGCAGCAATGAAGACAACACTGGCATCTCTGACACTTTGCCTGGTGGCGCTCATGGCCACAGGCTTCCCCtttgagaggaaaggaggctcACCGTCCAGCGGCACCAGCAAGGAGAAGCGTGTGCGGTATGCGGCGTGGGACGACGTGAATGTGATCGCCCACGGCCTGCTGCAGCTGGGCCAGGGGCTGAAGGAGCACGTGGACAAAACCAAAGTCCAGATGAGGGACATTTCCACCAAACTGAAGGTCTTCAACGGCACAGTGACAGAGCTGGGGAAGGAGAGCCAGAGGCTGCGGGCCGAGGGGGAGGCCCTGAAGGCTCGGGCCCTGGgactggaggacagagaggggcgGCTGCTGAACGTCACGGCCGAGCTGAGGGAGAAGACGGAGGAGAtgcagcaggagaggaagacggtGAGCGAGAGGATGAGCCggctggaggagagggtggaCAGCATGCTGCAGGGAGACGGGGTGCTGCCTGACACCAACGCCGCCAGGAACTCCAGTGATGCCCGCATCATCCAGGTGAGAATGGAGAAagagtttctctctgtgtgataGTGAAGTTGAGATTTTGTTAGAGAAGGCAGCATGTTAAGTTAAGGAGAGTGAAGCTAATGAGTTGGTTAGAGAGGACAGGGAGGCTGTAAGAGGATTATCTCTTGTCTTTGTCCATAGAAGGTTTCCACTGTATGCAACACAGTATTCCTGCACTCATTAGATAAAGAtattaacatacagtacacacttTTTGCAGGAAGCAGACTGTTAACTTACTTACCATGTGTTAACATGGGCAACACCACATAACAATGTCTTCAATGATTTAAAGTGATGTTCTGCAagtacaaaatgtatttttacattgcaGTAGATGGTTAAAGTGATTCTCCAATAGTGAGTGAAGGCATCTGGAAGTGAAGAGCGACAGAACAACTAGAGGCAAAGCAAGAAGCTCCTTTTGATAGACAAGGACAGTTGGCTTGCATGGTGGGTTTTTTCTATGGGCTCAAAGGGACTGAATAGAAAGGCACAGAGGGCAAACAGCGGGTGGGTGGGTCGGTGGGGGGGTTGCTGGTTAACTAGCCTGCACTGCACTGAGGAAGAGCGTGCAGTACGTGCAGGGAAACACTAAACGTTGCCGGACAAAGGGATCTGCACGCACCAGTTGCAAGAATGTGTGAATCATTTTTTACAGCAGTGATATTTCACAACCTGGAGAGCACATGGGCGTGTGACACAGTTCATTCGGGTTAAGAGATTTTCTTAGCTTTGCTGCTCTGCATCTGCAAGCCAGTGTTTATGTGAATTTGAAAGCTTTTGTAGTGGGATGGAAAATCCCGCGCGGTGAGTGAGTTATGTAACCAAAGCACAGCCGGCCGGGAAGGACAAATGATTGCTATTCAGGGGTGGAAATGTATTCAGACGTTTGGGCCCCGCGTCATGTCCTACTGTTCAATGAAACGCAACGAAACACTGTAGAAATCCGAAGCAAACACACTATTTGGCCTATTCTTTGTGTAAATACTGGTGAATCTTAAGTGATGCGTTCTAAAAATGCGCCACGGGCATGTTTTACGCACAGGCTCGACATGAAATAAAGTTATGATGAAAAATGCTAAAGAAGGGTGTacctttgtgtttgtttcagctGATGCTGGAGGCTCAGAACAGACGCATTGATGACCTGGTGGAGCGGATCCGTCTCCAGCAGGAGAAATTGGACAAGCAGAATGTGCGCATCAGAACCCTGCAGAGCCAGGTAATGATGTATTACAGTCATGCATACAaattgcaaacacacatgctgctCTGTGAGCTTTCTGATGTCCTgcagggttttgttttgtttttattttattttgcgcAATTTAATCAATGATTCGCAACTTTTTTCAGATTCAGCAAACAAAACAGAGGCCAACCCTGAAGAGCAAGGCCGACGGTTCAGTGCAAACTGGCAGCACGGAGCAACGCGACTCCCCCGTCGGTAAGTAAAGCCAAGATGCGTCCAAAATCCCCCTTGATTGCACTGACTTAAGTCGCCTAGATCAAATCTGACGCCAAATGTGGCATGCCATCTGTTTAGTAAGGCCATAAAGAAGCTTAAATCAATGGCAATTAAAATCAAGGAACCTGCTCAGTGTGGAAACACGTTTTTCAGCTCAGTCTGGCGCCAGAAATAACAACTGGTCGAGGCTATTTAGCAGTTATTAACAGGATTattcagtttacccacctcttTATCTGCAGAatggtttacccaccttttttaggctgacataaatcttaatgACACCAATTCATAGTATGCATgattaatagtaatagtaattatTAGGTGAAGTGAGTAAAGTAAGTTAGGCCTATATGAAGATATAGGGACtttaaaaaatgcataaatcactgcttttctaaatatatatatatatatatatatatatatatatatatatatatacggtaTATATAGATTTAGTTGGATTTTGGTGGTTTGTCTTATGATCAACAAAGAGGAGCTTGAGAGGCACAGAGAAGGCCtcagataaacaaacacaggaCTTGAGAGACGAGACATGGGAATCAACATTGTCAAAACACAAATAAGGCTCAGTTGAGTCCTCCCACCGCATTCTGCGGTGTACGGTAATTGCAACAGGCAGTAAATGATGCCCTCAGCCCGTAGCCCCGCCAGGCAGCTGCTGCTCCCATCTGAACTGAGCCATGACTGGCCCAGTAGTCATAATGCCTGCTTTCATCCGGGTGTATTGGACTGGAGGCAGGCCAACTAGGGAAGAGTTGAGACGGAGAGGTTTCTGGCTCACCACATCTCAGTCTCACTCCAGGACTCCTGTAGTcttcaaagaggaagagagcttgatgtgtgtgtgtgtgtgtgtgtgtgtgtgtgtgtgaggggtgtgtCTTGAGTTAAAAGcctgtgaatgaatgaatctatACATACTGAATAAACAGAGCGCAATtctatttactgtttttttaaaggGCTGGTTAAGTGAGCAGGTGTGGCTATAGGTAGAAGGAATCGATTCTAGCTCATCCCTCTGTTTCTGATGGCCGTAGAAGACAAGTAGGTGAGAGGTGAACACAGCAGAGGGAACAGTTGAGTTCAGTCAGCCAGTACAAATCACAATAAGACCTCTGATGGCAGCGTTCTGACATCAGCAGGATTTGAGGAATGCCGTAAAAGAAACAAGTTTCCCTGGCCAGGCTCCAACTGGGGGAAAGTTCAGCAGTCTTGGATGGTGTTAAGTCAGGGTCACATAGAGCCCCAGCACAAAAGGATTACTCACTGATCATTtctgtggtggagagagaggagggaaccaggagaggtgtgtgtatgtgtgtgtgtgagagaggggaggggggctttGCACAAATCTAGCATGCAATGTTCCTCAGATTACGGTGCCTGGGCCTgcaccaacagaaaaaaaaggaggaaaaagagaaaaggcgGTCTAATTTTACCGGTGAACTTTGTACAGATAtcctttttgctgtttttgaagACACGGGCCTCCTCCCCGTTTTCAGACCTCCCACCTTCTTCCCATAAAACAAACACTTGTACATCCCCGAAGAATGCGCAACCTTTCCCCCAGATCTGTCAGGGAGTCAgacatccctccctccccccctcctcctcctcctccccccttcttcagtcatcctctcctctcctctcctccccccatccctcctccacGCAGACCCCcacctccgtctccctcctctctcccattgTAATGAATAAGAAGTGTGCCAAAGTTCAGGCGAACCCCTGACCTCGAGGCAAACCACAGCCACAACTAGCCATCAGAGTTCATGCCTCTAGAGCAAGGGTCATTCAGCACAAATGAGGTATTGTGGCTCTGCGATCAGCTGGCATGTTTCCACTGGAAAACAACCACCAGGCCACAGACCAGTCAATCAAATTTTAATGATTAACAACACAGATCAGCCCCTATTTAATTAAGAAGATGACAAatcacaatgtttttttgtcatgagTAAAGAAATGAAATAGCATCGCGTGGTGATTTCATAAACAAGGCTTTTGTGTTGCTGTCTTCCATGACAAAAAGGATTATTGGAGTGGCTCTATTAGTCATCAGGCACATGGCAGCTCCAATTGGCCCCAGAGGGTCCTGCTTTATTTTGCTGCCTTCTCCAGTGTCCCTTACAGCACCCGCCTGCATTCCCCCCTCCACTCTCCGATCACTCCCTGTGCATGCAGCAGCCATGCATTCCTACGTCACCGACTGGCTGCTGCCCACGTGAGGGAGGTGTGACCagctggagagagggggatctgagggagggggagaagggggttGAGGAATGTAAGGCTAGTCGCGTGTAATCAATAGCCCAGGAAGGCAAGCGGCCGAAAAGAGGGAAGTCTGCTTGGGAACTGGGAGAAAGGTCATGTTTATTACGAAGAGAGGAGTTCtcactcgctccctctctctttccctttgtctctcctttGTTCAGGCTAGGTCAGAGACCCTCGCAGGCATTTTTATCTCCACATTTACTGATAAGCTCACTTGGAACGATAGTCTTTTATTTGCAAACACTCTGCTTTCACAGTGCAGAGAAACAAAGCCAAAGCCTGCAGCAGATAGGATCCCAAACTGTGAATGACCTACTTATGACAGTTGGGAAGAGTAAACCAATTCAGATTCATAGTCCCTTTAAAATAATACACATTTCAGAATAATTCCTAAAATTGCCTCAAAACAGTAATAGTTTATAGCTAAACAGGTATTTCAATAGCCACAGGTGCTGAATACCACCAGTTCAGTTCGATTTCATCACACTGAAGTGTGACTTCCCTCAGTTAAAAACAAGTGTTGGCACTTGGCAGAGAGGAAGTGGACTTTTACCCTCAATGTTACAAACAAACGGCACGTTGGCTGTCCCTCACAATGGCAGTGCAAAGTTCAAGGGaataaagacaaagaaacaaaacaccTTTTGTTATCTAAGACAAACCGTAATAAATAAATTGGATGGCAGCCAGTGTAGGGGAAAGGTGAACACACTGTTTGGGTTGTAGGGCCTTGAATTGTATTCAGTCACTGTGATAACGCTGTGTGAAGGAACCTTCTGTGTTaacaatgttgtgtttttctctcctttgttctccttGCAGAGATGGCATCAGACTGCCATGAGCTGTTCCTGAGAGGAGAGACGACCAGCGGAGTCTACACCATCCAGCCGTTAAACGCTCAGCCCTTTGAAGTCTTCTGCGAAATGACAGCTGGTAGGTGGAGCAAAACGTCCACAGGCCAGCCTCATGTTGCCCTTTGTGTTCTATTCAGTCTAGTTTTACCAACAATTGCTAACTACTCAGACAATCAGTCACCAATTTCATACAGAAGAATAGCTCTAAGTCTCCAAGCTGTACCAGAAGCTCCCCTAGATCTTTTGTCTTATATACACACCCTTATGTAGCAGGAGTGATATGGAAATGATATAGACTAACCttgttgctctctttctctccagacGGTGGCTGGACAGTGATCCAAAGGCGCCAGGACGGCTCAGTGGACTTTGACCAGCTATGGCAGGCCTACCAGAAGGGCTTTGGCAGCCTGAATGGTAAATACATGCTCCTTGGATCTTTCTCGATCTCACTCACTAGAGAGGGATTAGTTCCCTCACAACCACTGCATCAAAGAGCAGGAACTGGCTTCCCAAAGCATCTTATCACTGATTAGCTCAGATCCCCATAAGTCCTCTGAGGCAAAGAGAAGTCAGTCAGTTTCTCAGCAGCTTTTtcaccctttctcctctcctccctctctttttctccaggAGAGTTCTGGTTGGGTCTGGAAAAGATGCACTCCATGTCTAAAGATGGCGGCTACATCCTCAAGATGCAGTTCACCGATTGGAACAACGACATCGCCTCCATCCGCCTCCCCTTCCGTTTGGGCGGAGAGGAGACCAAGTACTCCCTCCACATTCAGGACACCGGCACCTTCAGCCCCCTGGAGGTTTCGCTGGCGACTGACGCCACCTCCGGCCTGCCCTTCTCCACCCGCGACCAAGACAACGACCAGAAGAACGACACCAACTGCGCCAAACACCTCTCTGGTAAGTTCTAATCATTTTTGACAGAGGCATTTGCCATTCAACCGAGTGAAAACACAGATTTGGTTACTTCCTAATTAGAGAAAGACGCCAAGCCGTGACTAGTTCATGATAATAATGCAGCATCTAATCTAATCTCCCTCCTCCCAGGTGGCTGGTGGTTCAGTAACTGCGGCCGTTCCAACCTGAATGGACGATTCTTCCAGAGCCCCCCTCCCAAGCAGCGGCACCAGAGGAAGCAGGGCATCTTCTGGAAGACCTGGAGGGGCCGCTACTACCCTCTGAAGTCCACCGCCATCATGATCGCCCCTGCCGAGATTGAGAACAAGTCATAAAGGACAAAAaggagatagaaagaaaaaagcaaagaaagagagggagaaaagacgTTAGATCCtggactttttcttttcttggtgTTGGGGCGATTAGGAAAGGGGGTTCAAGTTTCCCTCCCCTCTCGGTCTGGTTGTCTCCCAGTGAGAAAGACTTCACAACAGAGCTGAGGCCTTCAGAAAAAGAAGCCAAAAAGAACTCGTGAGAACTAAATGGGTTCCGTGTTTCCACCGCTCTGCTTCCCGAAAGCCAAGCAGACGTTTCTGTACAGCTGTAGccagagatggaaaaagagacaaaacgTAACAATACAGACATGGGTACTGAAAGTATAGCAGTGGAAAATGATTTATACGTTGCACCGCCGCAGTAAACCAGGCTGTCGATTCCCTCTGTTGGCGTGAAAGCCGGGGCCTCCAGGTCGAAGCTCGAGTCGCAGCGAGTCCCGGCCTGCGCGCGGTGTTGCAAGCCACAAAGCATTTTGGACAAGTTAAGACTCATCGCCAGACATGGAGAGTCTTACTGTGAGCTGTTGTTGAGGTTGAATGTGATTTTCCTAGCAAGTAAACAGCACTGTCAGCTCAAAAACAGCTTACAAACTGAACTGCCCCTTGTTTGTACAGGATGCAAGTAGGAGTGAAAGGCAGGCAAATTAAGCGAGCCTCTTAAACCCAATGGTGCGGACCAAATGGTGACTTAATCTAAACAAAGAGTCATTTCCCACATGAACAGAATGGCATTAGTATCCAAAAGCATTATGTAAAGATACAAATCACTGTAAACTAGGATTACAGTGCCTCTTAAGAAACTCTGTGATGTCGGAAAGTGGTTCTTTGTCAGAATTACATTTTCCCTCCGTGGGGCACTGAGAACCATTCCAGCCTTtgtacaatatatttttttgcctGCATTTTTTAAACAAAGTAAGCGTATACTTCACTGACTTTAATCTTCCTGCGGAGATTTGGAGAATTTTAAGTCATATTGACTGCCTTTAAGATACGAGAGACATCTTTTTGTACATAGTGTATGAAGGAATGTCATGTCTTTTCAGAACTTTGAACTGTAACTGTCTGTCGTGATATCGCCAGTGTTCTTGTGACTTGAGAGTTTGTTGTTGTAGATGTTGTTCCCTTTCTTTATTTAAATGCCGTAAAgaatcaatatatatatttctggtgctgcctgtttgtaattTATATtgtctgtttcatgttttccagatgtaaaaatgttttttatgagAAAATAACAGATGTTTGGCCGTAACAGGCCAATAAAATTGATTTAAACTAACACTGCCTCTTGTCTGTGGATTATCTTGCACTTCTCTGAGAAAGTATCCAAAAGTTTGCAACATACATAGAAATTTCCCTGGCACTCATCCCTTTGCATGCCAGATTGATGAAGAGACAAAGACTCCATGTTTGAATCTGCGTCCCACATCGCAGGCATGGCAGGGCGGGGGTTAAGCAGATCTAGGCATGCAGCATCTCAGCTGGCAGGTGACAGAGGAATGTCCCGACCGTGCTTAAGCTTGCCAGAGCGCACAGCACCCAATAGATAACCAACATCTGATGGATAGAAAATGTTAGAACAAATTCCTTCCTTGTTCTTGTTTCTGAAAgtgataaacatgtcacagaaTCATCTACTCTACTCTGATAGGCTGCGACAGAACATTTGTTAGAATCTTGTCTTGGTTTTCCACAAAAATATTGCTGCTGAACATTCATTGATTTACATGTAACATGTACATGTAAGgtgaaaacaaaggaaaactcAGTTCTCCCTCTGCAGTCATACATGAAAATAAGTGAATCAAATATGGTGTTTGCCTTCAGGTTCAATTTGCATTTTAGCATATTTTATGCCTCAAGAAATATTGAGGTCAGGGAAACATTTTAGAGTGAGACCAATAACCAGTCATAGTGTTATTATCCATTCATTTAGACATTATctctaataaaataacaaaagaaaaagccaTTCAATCTCGCTTTCCCAGACTTTTACTGATCTAAATTGTGCAAGATGTATGTTTGGAAGAGGCACACACCATGTGACCCTGTTAATGCTGGTGGGAGGGGGCGGATGGATTTAATCGGGGGTGACTTGATGGGGCTCTAAGGAAAAAGTAGGTTTTGAGAAATACTGTCTTAGATCATTTTATATCACCACTTGGTTTTGCCAGGAATGAGAAAATGTTGGAGTTGTCCCATTTGTGACTAAATGTTCCAAATGTTTGCATGGCCATTACCATAAAACCAAATGATGTGTTCTCAGTCCAAAGAACCATTTGAATattacatgaaaaacaaaaaacaggaatTATCAGCTGAGTTCAAACAAGGCTGACTAGAGTTGTTAATCACATATTTATAGTTTCTTTGAGGGTTTTCTTGAGCGTGACTGACACAGGAAACGGACATGATTGGGTTTACAGTTTTGGGGCATTTTCAAATGGTTGCAAAGATCCAAGTGAGTTCAGTGAAATCCATTCCATGTCAAACAAGTTTATGTTTGATTCTCATATGaaatctcatatgtacgtcgctttggataaaagcgtctgccaaatgggaaattgtaaattgtaaattgttgattctcactcacttcaatcATGTTCAGTAATGATAGAACATTAATTTCCAATGCTGTAGATACTGGATATACAGTAAGAACTTTACT
Protein-coding sequences here:
- the angptl4 gene encoding angiopoietin-related protein 4 isoform X1; this translates as MKTTLASLTLCLVALMATGFPFERKGGSPSSGTSKEKRVRYAAWDDVNVIAHGLLQLGQGLKEHVDKTKVQMRDISTKLKVFNGTVTELGKESQRLRAEGEALKARALGLEDREGRLLNVTAELREKTEEMQQERKTVSERMSRLEERVDSMLQGDGVLPDTNAARNSSDARIIQLMLEAQNRRIDDLVERIRLQQEKLDKQNVRIRTLQSQIQQTKQRPTLKSKADGSVQTGSTEQRDSPVEMASDCHELFLRGETTSGVYTIQPLNAQPFEVFCEMTADGGWTVIQRRQDGSVDFDQLWQAYQKGFGSLNGEFWLGLEKMHSMSKDGGYILKMQFTDWNNDIASIRLPFRLGGEETKYSLHIQDTGTFSPLEVSLATDATSGLPFSTRDQDNDQKNDTNCAKHLSGGWWFSNCGRSNLNGRFFQSPPPKQRHQRKQGIFWKTWRGRYYPLKSTAIMIAPAEIENKS
- the angptl4 gene encoding angiopoietin-related protein 4 isoform X2; its protein translation is MKTTLASLTLCLVALMATGFPFERKGGSPSSGTSKEKRVRYAAWDDVNVIAHGLLQLGQGLKEHVDKTKVQMRDISTKLKVFNGTVTELGKESQRLRAEGEALKARALGLEDREGRLLNVTAELREKTEEMQQERKTVSERMSRLEERVDSMLQGDGVLPDTNAARNSSDARIIQIQQTKQRPTLKSKADGSVQTGSTEQRDSPVEMASDCHELFLRGETTSGVYTIQPLNAQPFEVFCEMTADGGWTVIQRRQDGSVDFDQLWQAYQKGFGSLNGEFWLGLEKMHSMSKDGGYILKMQFTDWNNDIASIRLPFRLGGEETKYSLHIQDTGTFSPLEVSLATDATSGLPFSTRDQDNDQKNDTNCAKHLSGGWWFSNCGRSNLNGRFFQSPPPKQRHQRKQGIFWKTWRGRYYPLKSTAIMIAPAEIENKS